From Triticum aestivum cultivar Chinese Spring chromosome 7B, IWGSC CS RefSeq v2.1, whole genome shotgun sequence:
aggggacaaataccggcaacaaagaagaacacaatcaatgcaatgcacaaaatgatgcatgctatgacatggcaatatgaatgtgttttgagctaatgcaactagcaacagattaaatgaagttggtttgaatacaagattcaaattcaaactccatatgtgattattcaaatgccatttaattcatttgtcctaaacagtagtgataagttgttctaacatgcatgaaaatggtacagatggattccttgaatttttctgataatttttcatatataatttatttaatttggagttacggttgaatttctatgatttattgaagttttagctattttctggaatttcctgaatatttttaaatccagaaaatacttattgcgtcagccccacgtcactgtgacgtcagcagagtcaactgggcgccccaggtcaaacctgaccagtggggcccactggtcagtgactagtgctggttagtgacaatgacaggtgggaccaggtcaacagccacgtcagcttggtcaaagctgacgtgtgggcccatggtggttagattaaaacttaacagaaaaagataaggattaaataagggcgtggggcccatacgtcagcggctctggggaggttatctggccgtgattagtgctaatcacgcggccacgtcggctagtgacgccggcgaccatggcgacggcgggacctcgccggagtttctcgggatggcgctacagcccgcggctggtcgcgctgagggcaccaagagggagcccgtgctcccgcgcatctagtggcgcatgcagctgggcacagggaggccggggttcgccggaaacgggctcctggcggcggccggagttcggccatgtgcggggttggggctgcggcgcgctaggggagaagctgatggtccagacggcatccgcgggccaccagaagcgcgctggtgccacgggttcgagcagaggggctcaggtcaggagagctacgcggccatggcggacggcggtgctcgggaatgtgggcgggggtgctacggcacggaaacgagcaaaacgaaggaggggaaacggagtggagctcacagcgagTTCGTCGGCGGTCTCGTTGGGCTCGGGGACGGGTTGTGGACGACATATCGGCGACGGAGATCggcggtgcccgaggttgaagatgatgtcgatggcggcgatacggcgcgtccccggttgcttggctcgtcgaggaggcgtagaaggcgaaggtggggctctcgggcacgtcagaggggtgaggggaaggcggtggccgcggcagcagcaagcggcggcgacggctccgctcggtgaggagaacagaggagggggggagtgttccggggagaggatggagacgcgggagagtgaggaagagaggcagggaggtgcgtggcgtctccgggcgtcgaggaggaagcaggaggtggccagggggaagcaggaggtggccgaggcctctcgggcgcgcgccacgcctcgcctctgttcgtcctcctggcagaggaggaagatgacaagggggaggaggtgggctgggccggccagatggagctgggccaggtaagtggcgccaggtaagtggcccaggtggccttctctccctctctctgtttttcctatttctgttctgttttatttaattggcactgaattttaattcaaacagaatttgaaaacagtgccaaaactcccctggatatttttaagtcacttaatggacttctccacacataacaaaaatatctcaggtcatttgaaaatatattcattatatattatgaatataactccaaattcaaataaaatattgatttaaaatcagagtccaataattccttagaaatgtcccaaaattttggtttgatttataactcttgccaaaattgtcagagctatttctagggcattttggatttactgattgcaattttagggtttcttgcccctctttatttagagtttttgaggcttccaaaattcctcagttcaagtttcagaaatttaaatatgatgcctggatgaagatgcaactatttacaaacaatattctagggctgtgacatataTTTATAAAAAGTATTCGCGAAATTGAAAAGGTGTGTTTCCATTTTTTAAATAAtcataaaattctaaaaaaatgagTTTTCTAAATGTCTCTAAATTGCTTAAAAGTGCTAATGTGTTTTCAAgagaaatattcatgaattttataaAACCCATAAATAGAAAAAAGATGCAAactaaaaatccaaataaaaaataaataataaagacgtgaataaaataaaataattgaaACCGGGAGAAAACAATTAACACCAACACAGAAAACAAAAAAACGTGTGAAACGAAGGGCCGAAGGGAACCATGCCCAAAAGCGGAAAGTGGTGCGTTCTCGGGCGAGACCTCTTATACgacaatttttaaaaaatattcataaattttcTAAAAGAACAAAAAGTTGGCCAACTGGCGCTCACGTGAGTGAATGCGTGGGCACGCCCAATAAAACATGTGCGGATGAGTGTGCCACTGACTCCTTGACCCACTCCCAGTAACAAGTgcggtactccctccgtccgtatgtataagtcattcgcgtagttctaggtcatcgatttgaggaattaaatatgtgttatatgtcatgaaaagtataccaCTAGATGTCCacgcggatgtagtttctaaatatatattttttgtcacatataatacatatttagatagttaaattatcgacctagaactatgcgaatgacttatacaccgggacggaggtagtattcTTTTAGATGAACAAGTGCAGTAATTGATCGTTGACTGGTGACCTCGTTCACTGTTGACTTGAAAATAGTTCATAAAAAATGAAAAGATGTTCCACAATTTGAAATATTTTACAAAATGATTTTTGTAGATTTGAAATATTATCAAAAATTTGAAAAATCTCATGAAAATAAAAAAGATCACTTTtttaaatcatgaatttgaaaacgtGAACAAAAAATTGATGAATTTGGTAATTATTCACAAATTTAAAAAGAAATGATATTTGAAAGAAAATCATAAAGTTGGAAAAAGTTTCACAAATTTGAATTCATTCGTGATTTTCCAAAAAGTTGAAGAAAGTTTTTGTACAATAAACAAATAAATGAAGAAAATGAAAATAGAATGATAAATGAAAAACTAAATTTAAAATAAAAAAGACAAAAACCATGAAAAGATTCTCGTAAACTCACACCAGAAAAACCGGCGAGAACCTTCTAGAAAGTTCTCAAAACCAGTCGAGGGGAGATAATGGGGCGACGATCCACCTAGACTTGCGAACGAGCGGGGGATTTGCCCGTCGTACCATTTGCACTCTATTTACTGTCTTAAGTGCCGAATAGAATCTGGGCGTTCCGGCGCCTATGCATGAGAATAGCATTCGCGAGAACAGCACACGCGTGAGTCAAGGATCCTATTTATCACGTGGGCCAATACATGGCGAGCAAATGCACACCACTCCACTCCCACCCAACCGCTCTCATATGGGCCGGTCCATATTTAGTTCTTTAACGCCCTTTTCTCCCACCAGTTTTGAGAAGGTTCTAGACCCTTCCTTCAACACATTTTTCTATGTTttttcatttggttttcctttttactatttttttattttcttattttctttttgaaaCATATTTGTTGAAATTTGTGTATAAATTTTCAAATCCAGGAACAAATTTTTTAACTCATGaactttttatgatttttggaaacgttgtttttgcatttttcaaataattttttgaattcatgattttttttgaatcgATAAACTGTTTTTGAAAATCATGAATACGTTTTAATCAACAAAGCGATTTTTTGAAATTTACAAAAATTTGTTTTGAACCAACGAACAATATCTAAAATTTgagaacactttttgaaattcatgaatattaATTAATATTCGTGAACACTTTTACAATTCAGGATCATTTTAAAAATATGAGTTGGGCGATTGCTTGTCGGCTGCCGAGCGCAACGAGAGGACTGAAGCGGGTTAGCCAGCAGCACGCTAAAATGATGGAGACGTGGACTGATGCACCGTAGGCAAAGCTGAGGAGATCGATTCAAGGGTGTGTTGAACAtcaaccatggtagaagcgagcgcAGGTTAGTCTCCTACATCATATTCTGCGGGTCCCAATCCCCATCCGTGACCTTTTGTACGCAAGTACCACTAGCCATGGGAAGCGTGCACGCACGCACAGAGAGAGAGGGAAGGGAaagtgtttgaatttttttttgcaaaattaaaAAAATGGTTATAAAATCcgaaaaatattcacgaatttagATAAAAATAATTAATTCAAAGACATTTGCCAATTTCAAAAAATTATCATCGATTCAAAAAATCTTCACAATTGCTAAATATTtcaggaatttcaaaaattgtcccCCATTTAAAAAATTagcaattcaaaaaaaattaacggATTGAAAAAATGTTTGGTTATTTAGAAAGTTGTTCCCAAATTTCAATAAATGTTCATCGAggtcaaaaatattcacaaatttcataaattcttctaaaactatgaaaaatgttggcatttttcttatttttttcctgaAATTCAAATTATGTTCATGGATCCAAAATATGTTTGAGAGTTTTGAAAATTGTTCTCAGTTTTTAAAAAATAATTCTTAAAATAATGAAAGAAAAGATAACAAAAAAATCAAAAGTAAAGAAAACATAGAAGAAGAAAAATTGATTCAAGGAAGGTTCTAGAAACCGCCCCAATACGGGTGGGGGAAAAGCCCATGGAAAAACTAAATATGGGCAGGCCCATGTGCAAGCGATCGAGAGGAAGGGTGAGTGTTTGCTCACTACTCTTTGACCCACCTGATAAATTGGATCCCTGCGCTGTCACCACTTATCTAACCTATCGTAAAGCAGCCGATATTGAACAAATCGAGGCAACGATTTCAGGTGACTAGCCCTTTTATCTTCTTCTGGTTAATGAGTTTTGTATTGTGATTCGCTGTTGCCTCAGCCCAAGAATTGTCGTGGGCTTCTTGTAGTTTGTGTTCAAATGGTTGGCTTGTGCTTGTTGTACAAATCGACTGAAACAAGTTCAACAAATTGACGGACCCAAAAATAAAAGCCAGACAACTTCACATAGTTTTGTTAATTACAAGCATAGTGTTACGAACTTATGATCGGAGCAACAATTTAAGATAGTAAAACTAAAGCACTTTCCAGCCCTCGCAACCAATAAGGAGGGGTTTGGTAGCCTGCCCGACTTCCTCATTTTGGGAAAATGGCTGAGTTGGGCCTGGCTAAGTGGATACAACATACAGGGTAAAAGTCGTGTTGTGCAACTCGTTTAGTCTCCTGCATTCTCCCAGACCCGCCGAGAAAAACACTCACATGACTGTTTAGTAACAAGCAGTTGTTCACCAAATGTAATGTGATGTTGTTTGGTTCCATGTGCACAGATGATTAATCTTACCTCTTATTCACGTGGTGATCTTACCTCACCCGGGAGAAGGTGTGCTGAAGGAAGAAGAGAAGGCATGCTTGAGGTACTCAAAATTCCAAATGGTTGATCGGGTGCTCAAAATTTGCCGGCATTCCTCTATAAAACCTCCAAACATTACCATGAAATTGAAGATTTACAGTCCATGGAATTAGGAACCAATCTTCTGTATGGAACAATAACACCGAATTGCATCTTTTTCGTCTAGATCTTATTTCGAATCGAAGCACCGTTTTGTAGACTAGAAGGCATCATGTAACGGGGATTAAGGGAGGTGACTGAAACAGAACATGTGCATATCCACTTATAGGCTCGCACCACCAGAGCCACCACGTGCGCTTGAGTTGCATCGCTCGGGCTTGGCTCTTGAAAAACTATTGATTCAAGTGTTCCTCTAGAGCCAGGCCTAGAGGTGATTTAAGCATCATGCCATATATACCCAACAATGTTTAGACGCAACTAAACAACCCATAAATCAGCAAAAATCGCATCCAGGTGGCCTAGTTGGGTTTGATGTAGGCTACCAAATGACTCCCAAGCGATTTTGGTCATCGAATCTCGTCGCTTGTTGTTTTTTGCCATCAGAACACCATGCAATCTCATTTTACCCGATAATTGGGCCTACTCTCCTAGAGAGGAGTTATTCAGATGGGAAAAATAGAGTATTTCGGTTTACTGGGCCATTGTGTGCCCGTATGTAGCCCGTCTTAGCATCAGATAAGCATGGAGGCTTTCTCTGCCAAGTGCCCGTGCAAGAAACGGCCATCTTGCGATGAATTGAGAGTTTTGCCCTCTACTCTGTGGGCCCGCTAGGGTTGGAGCACAAGCGAGTTGCATTGTTGCTACAGTTACGGGATGAAAGTCATGGATTATAGTTATAGGCTGATGGTGGCCTTATCATATTGGGTCACGTTGGGCCCCTCCGCTGGAAATCAGGGGGGCGAGTTTAGCCTGGGGTGGACATGCATGTCCGTAAGAGCAGTATGTAGCTTGTAGTCCGTAAGTTTAGGATTTTTGCCCTTTGCTCCGCTTCCTTGCCTCCTCGCACAAGAGATCACCTGCAGCCTTCTCCCCAACTCGTGCTTCCTCAATGACCCTACCGCCCCGTCCTACATGACCCCATTCGCCAAAGACATTCAACTTGAGGGCGCGGCGGGAGGAGGCCGGATGAAGTGAACTGCAAGGAGTGTCGCGCGCCTCACTCTATCACCCTGGCTTGCGTATTTTCTCACTCTCGTGTCGTCATCTTCTCCCATCACCCCATTCCTGGTGTCATGGGTGGTTATGGTGCTGATCATGCCAAACAATTGAGGTCTACTAGTATCACTGCGGTCCGTCCTGGAGTAGAAACCATGAAACCCGATGAGCTACAAAAAGCCCAATGCCAAGACTTGCACAAGCACAAAATCTCCGGTTCTCCTTTTCTATAATGGAATTTGTAGTGTTGTTCTTAGGGTTAAAGCAGGCAAAACAATCTTAAAATTGTAATGTGATATGTTGCCGTGAAATTTGAGTAATTCGTTGAAATTGTAGGGCGATGCAGTTTTATGATATAGAGTGGCTTATTGATAGTGTTTAGTTTGCTATAAATTTATACACTGTATAAACATAGAATGTATGATTTCCATAGAATGTGATATAAAACTCGTCGTTCAATATATATATACTTGTGGTGTTTTACTTGGTGTGAACTTTACTGGATGAGTTTTGGTTGAGTTGGGGAAGAAATCAGCCACAAAAATATGTAAACATATATTTACATAAATATACCTATCATCCTATTGGAGAAATGGATGGGTGCAACAACGTGCCATTCTCATACCACAGGTGCAATGGACCAAATCAGCTCAAAAAGTTACCAATCCATCCATATTAGTTCATGCCAAATCAGCTGAAAAGATGACCAATACGTCGATATTAGTACATAACAAGTAAAATCCTCCATACATTTGTATCAATAGCTAACATTACAGTGCCAAAATGCATCGACACAACAATGCGCGCCGTTAAATCAAACCAACGCGTCTAAAGCCGAGACCGTTAGTTCACACGGAAATCAGGTATACCATCTGCATGCATCGATCGGGCATCTCCGATGCGTGCACGATGGATCAGCAGCGGCtgagctagttactactagtaggAGGAGTTTTTGTGGACGTCTAGGATGGCGAACATGAGGTGCACGAGGTTGGCGAAGGCGGCGATGAGGGAGACGATGACGGCGGCCATGGCGCGCTCGCAAAAGCTGCTGTAGACGTGGCACACCTTGCCCCAGCGCACGTGGGAGTTGCCGCGCTCGCCCAGGATGCCGAACTCCGCCGACGCGCCCACCGCCGAGAACAGGAGCGCCTGCACCACCAGGTCGCCGACCATCAGCGGCACCACCGCGCTCCGGCTGCGGCACGCCGCCAGCGCCACCGCCGAGAAGACGCACGCCATCGCGTTCGCCACCACGAAGTACCTGCACGCATGTAATGTTTGCTGGTTAGTAAACATTGGATCAATGGGTCATCACAGTAACAATATTATTACAAAGTTTAAGGAGAATATATCGAATTTCGCTGCCCAAGTGTTAGCGCCGTGCATACAGTTGGAACGCTGCCGATGTACACAGGCGTAGAGCGGTTCAGGTGATGACACGTATTGAATGTGCCTGTCCGGTCCGGACGTCTAGCTGTTCATGATGTTGAATGTGCGTACTGTATCAGGGATCTACGTCATTTTCGTGCTTAAATTCCTTTGTAGTAGTCCTTAATAGCTATGTATGTTTCCCCTAAATTAGTTGCACACAATGTGTACGAACAACATCTCTAACAATTAGCAGGAAAGATGAACTTCCCGGAATTAATCCATGAGTACTAACTACTAATTAAGCAACGTCAACCTAGCCTATTAAGCAATCCTTTTATCGACAAAAGAACACAACATATGTATACTGCTGCTGTTTCATTTTCATGAACTCTGATGAAACAAGCGGACACGTCTCTGGCCGAAAAGAATCGATCTCAACAAGCATGATCTCGACAATCCTTTCGGAAATCTCTATCTGTATCCCATATATCTCCGCCTTTTGTAAAAGGCCAAATCGCTTGGTGGCTGCTGGCTTGGGCCGGAGCACATCCATCAGGATGAGCACGTCTGCCCCACCGTGGATGTGACGGATGAGCTGGGACTTAATGCATGCACCCATCTGATTATCCATCCATCTCTTTCCGCAATAAATGCCGCGCGGATCGGCCGATCGGTCGGGCCAGCCAGCCACGTACGCGGTCCACTGAAGATTCATGCGTTTCTGGGCGTGGACGAAGAGGAAATCGTTTTGCAGTTTCTTCCCGACCACCACCAGAAAGATCGACGTGCCCATTACTTGCACCGTGTTCTTGATGGGCACAAAAGCTATCGGCCCTTAGGCCTCGAGCGAATTGGTCTTGTTACCCATTAATTAGTTCATAGTTACTCTAGTTTGTTGCGGCATCCTTGTCTATGGTGCACTGCAAAGGTTCTTTCTAGGTAGGAGAAAGAGAATGTCTTGTTTGCACGTGGAAACTAAAGGTTCGATCGAGCAGTGAGCGGTAGGAATCAGCTGGACGGACACGCACGACACTGCATTTCTTGCGGACCATCGATCCTTCTCACCGGAGAATCCGTACGGAAATATGGAGGAGATGGTGAAAGTGCGTGCAAGCACATTTGCCTAAGTAATGAAAAGGAAATTGCTGTGTCTGGAGCGGCAAACGCTGCTAGCTATAGAGGTGCTTTCGGCAGAAATGGCATGTATTTGTTGGCCTTGACTGGACTACAGTAATACTCCAGTGCAGCAAACTTTCCTAATTAATGAAAATGACAATATATAATTGGTTGGTTGCATGTGCTTGGCTGGCCCATTTCGCAAACGTACGCGGCATCGATCTTGTATCTTTGTGCCAGATAGATACAATGCAGACGTACTACTGCTGCAGACGTACTTGCATCATGAACGTCTGATCGATATCCACCGAACATGACTCCTTCTCGCCGGCGGACCCTTCGGGCACATACACTGCTAAATCCACCTACTTCAGGCTATGCATGGGTAGCGCGAGGGCTCCGTTCGGTGCTTGCATTTGGAAGAGCTGGGACTTGCTCAAATGCAAAATCTTCGTGTGGTTGATAGTTCAGCATCGGATCTGGACTTCGGATAGAAGTGCTAGGCACGGCCTGCAGGACTCTTCCTCCGCCTGCTACACGTGCCTCCAAGAGGAGGACAATGCGGAACATATCCTTATCCAATGTGTCTACGCTAGAGAGGTCTGGCACTACATCTTCGATGCTCTTAGGGTGCATGGCGTCATCCCGGAGCCGAGCGATTGTCTGCTGGACTGGTGGTTGGCAAGGAGAGCTCCTTTTTCGAAGGGCGCCAAGCGTGGTTTCGACACGATCGTCATTGCCACCACCTGGGCTCTCTGGAAGCAACGCAACGCTCGTGTATTTCACCGGACCCAGCAGCAGAAGACGGCGCTGGACCTGGCCCTTGCCATTTTAGGGGAACTCAAAGAGTGGAGGTCGGCGGGATTGGGAGGTAGAGGTTTTGCTACGTTTTGTGAGAGTGTAGGCATAGGGTAATTCCGAGAGTGCGTTAGGGTGTGCGTCCTTGATGGATCTTCCATCATCAACTCCTTGTACTTGACTCTTTCTTCTCTTCTATAAAAGCATGGTACGCCTTtagcgtactctcgaaaaaaaaaatCCACCGAACAAACAGATTAAAGGAAGCAGAAAGAAATCAACAAATCCAGGAGAGCTGTTCACCGGAGAACGATAGCGTCGTGTGAATGTGTAATTAATTG
This genomic window contains:
- the LOC123161975 gene encoding CASP-like protein 1E1, which produces MESRVKPGFSGAGSLSGSRRSYMGAAAPSKPAVDGCGVALRVFILAATLVAAVVMGLDRQTATVQVTIADTLPPLQVPVTAKWSYSSAFVYFVVANAMACVFSAVALAACRSRSAVVPLMVGDLVVQALLFSAVGASAEFGILGERGNSHVRWGKVCHVYSSFCERAMAAVIVSLIAAFANLVHLMFAILDVHKNSSY